In Bos indicus isolate NIAB-ARS_2022 breed Sahiwal x Tharparkar chromosome 25, NIAB-ARS_B.indTharparkar_mat_pri_1.0, whole genome shotgun sequence, the DNA window CCCTTCCCAATGCACCCGCTGGGGAGGGAGCAGCTGATAAGGAGCCTGATGATGCCAGCCTGCCCCCGCCACCCCGGGCTGTGCCCCCAGAGGCTGGGCTTCTGCGCtcagcctgcccctcccccttccctcatggcgcttcctccaggaagccccccaGGGGTGCTGGGGCCCATGGCCAGCTACCTGTTTGCCTGGCTCCCTGTGCTTCTTCCCCTCACTGCTTTTTCATGTCCTCgtagaaaacaaagatgatgtaGGAAGGTTACAGGCGATCATGGGGACTACCCATCTGTCCCTTTCATCCAGGGATGTCCTCCCCTTCGTCTCTGCCCGGCTCTGGCACACACCTGGGCCCTACTTGCTTTGCCGTCCTGTTGCGTTCTCTCGGAGCAGCCCCCCAGGCTGGTGCCCGGGGCTGAGGGTCGCCCTCTGCAAGGCAGTCAAGGGCCCACCACCAGGCTCGGTCTCCTGTGTCCCTACGATGAACATCCTTGAACGTGAATCCTGTCCTTGTCTCTGAATAAATCTGTTCCGTGGGCTAAGTCCCGAGGAGGGGTCGGAGGCATCAGCTGTTCTAATGCCCCATGTCGCCGTGCCATAGTGCTCCGCAGGCCAGCGTACATGCCCACCCCTGAATGAATGAGCACGCCCGTGACTATGCACGCTCCTGGTGCGCAGCGTCGGCTCAGGGCAGGGCCCAGCGAGGCTGGCTCTGCTCCCTCCcgctggctgggggctgggggcgggcggGCAGCGAGCCCCAGGcctgccttctctgcctgcccagaTCTACCTGCACCTGCGCTCCTACACGGTGCCCCACGAGCAGCGCTACATCATCCGCCTGCTGTTCATCGTCCCCGTCTACGCCTTCGACTCCTGGctcagcctcctcctcctggggGGCCACCAGCCCTACATCTACTTCGACTCCGTGAGGGATTGCTACGAAGGTGGGTGCTGCCAGCTCTCCAGGGCCCCGGGAGCGAGTGAGGGGCTCCCAGGGGCTTGCACAGCCCCTGCCAGCCTGAGTCTGGCTTAGCGAGGGCCCCGCCAGATGGCCAGATCAGGGGTGCCAAGGAGATTCCCGGGCTcccaaggtgggggaggggctgcagctGGGCCGGCCGGAGCCTGGGAGAGGCCGTCGGCCAGGTCGTGGGGGAGTCAGAGCCACAGGGACTGCTCTGGCCCCACCCCCCTGCCCGGGGGAACGTCCCAGGGCTGGGCTGCGAGCCCCGTGAggagtgtgtctgtgtctcctggGCAGGGGGTGCCCAGGAGCTCTGCGTGGCCAGCGGGCCTCGTGGGCGGCCCAGGCTCACTGCCCACACCCTGCTCTGCAGCCTTTGTCATTTACAGCttcctgagcctctgtttccagtACCTGGGGGGTGAGAGCGCCATCATGGCTGAGATCCGGGGAAAGCCCGTCCGGTAAGCTTCTGCCCAGAGCCCGCgggtcccccaccccctgctgggCAGCCAGGACACTCTGGGGGTATCCTCCGCGGACACGCCTCAGGGACTCCTGCACCCCAGGACCAGCTGCTTCCACGGCACCTGCTGCCTTCAGGGCATGACCTACTCCATCGGCTTTCTGCGCTTCTGCAAGCAGGTGAGTCCCTGGGCCGCCCGGCCAGCCCCCCACAGCCCCTGCGCACCCAGCATGCTGGGCTGGCTCTACTGGGCTGGCTCCTCACCAGTGGCCCCCAGCCACCATCCTCAGCCCCTCCCCGACCCCCAGGCCACGCTGCAGTTCTGCATTGTGAAGCCCATCATGGCCTTGGTCACCATCGTCCTGCAGGCGTTCGGCAAATACCACGACGGGGACTTCAAGTGAGGCCCGGCCGGGATgcgggcagggcagggtgggggccggAGCGGGAGGCAGGGCTTAGCACAGGGGGAAGGGCCGGGGGCAAGGCTGTGGCAAACAGACCCTTGTTCCCACGTGAGGCCTAGGAACCCCAGGGCCTCGCGGCCCCGACCCCACGGCCCCCGGACAGCCGGGGTGGAGTTAAGGGCACCCAGGGAGCCAAGCTCCGCCCTCGTAACGTGCCCCTGGGCCAGGGCCTCAGGAACATCCCACACGCATGTGCACTCCTGCTCGCATCTCAAACGCCTGCGCACTCCTGCACATAGCCACACGCATGCGCACTCCTGCTCACGTGCACACATGttcacacatgcacatgtgcagGCACACGCTGTCACAGAGGAGCGCACACATGCGCGTGCACACATAAGGCTcacgtgtgcatgcgtgtgcacacatgTTCCTGCTCACACAGTCACATGCACACCAAGGCCCGCACACGACGTGGGTTTGCCTTGCACAGGGCTGTTCCTATGGAGGGAGGTTGGGGAGGGGCAGCGGGGCTCCTGCCTGGAGGGGGCGGGAGCTGGAGACCAGCGCCCCTCAGCTCCTCGGCCTCCCCGCCAGGTGCCCCGTGCGGCCCTGGAGGGGGGCCCAGGTCTGAGTCTCTGCGGTGCCCAGGCTGGGGGCTCAGGGCGGTGGCACAGTGGGTGCGATGGGGTTGGGCACAGCACTGTGGCCGCCCTAACGGGCTCCCGTCCTGGCCCGCAGCGTCCGCAGCGGCTACCTGTACATCACCCTCGTCTACAACGCCTCGGTCAGCCTGGCGCTGTACGCCCTGTTCCTCTTCTACTCTGCCACCAGGGAGCTGCTGCAGCCCTTTGAGCCCGTCCTCAAGTTCCTCACCATCAAGGCCGTCATCTTCCTCTCTTTCTGGCAGGGTGGGTGGGCACGTTCCTGGTGCCCTcaagcccagccccacccccagctgcagCCCTGGTCAGCCGGTGGCCCTCTCAGTAGGGGAGACAGCGAGGACCCCCCAGCAGATGGGGCCTGATGTGGGGAGTCAGGACGCCCAGAGGGGTGCTGGAGCCATGCACCCACCACCCCCTGGGCACTCCCGGCCCCCACTTCTCAGAGGACAGTGAGCAGCTGGGGCCAGGGGGAGAGCAAGACAGGCCCTTGGGAATTCTTGATGCCCGCTGTGCCGCCAAGGACCCAGCACTGGAGGCACCCAGTCCCCCTGAACTGAGCTCAGACCCTGCAGACCCCTACCAAGCTCACGCAGCCTCGGctgggtggggggggcgggggcgggtctTGGCTGGGGTCGGCTCCCGTCCAGCCTCCTGTCCGGAGCAGCTGACTGAGCAGCCATCACCActccccagggctgctgctggcCATCCTGGAGAGGTGTGGGGTCATCCCCGAGGTCCAGGTCATCGATGGGAGCACAGTGGGGGCCGGCACAGTGGCCGCCGGCTACCAGAACTTCATCATCTGCATTGAGATGCTCTTTGCGTCCATCGCCCTGCGCTATGCCTTCACCTGCCAGGTGTACTCGGAGAAGACAGAGAGCTCACCAGGTATGCAGGGCCCGCAGCCCGGGTGAGGAGCTCCTGGACCGTCTCTAGGGCAGGGGTGCTGGGGGGGCCTGGGCAGCTCCCAAACCACGCCTCTGTTCCCCATCTCACCGTGGTGGGCAGGGAGACGGCCCCAAGGAAGGAACGAGCCCCAGCAGGGGCGTCACCTTCACACAGTCCCAGGGAGGAGACCAGGGGCTGGATGAGCTGAGTGAGTCCCTGCGCTGATAGACAGTTCCTTGCCCCCTGGGCCTGAGGGGTCCTCACCAGCACCCCCAGGCACTCAGACAGGCCTGGCAGGAGAGTCGGGGAGCTGGCTGGCGCTGGTGTCCCTAGAGAAAGGCCCATGTGGGTAGGGACGGGCCTCAGCCTGGACTGGTCAGCCTGGAGTGGTGAGGAGATGAAGGGATCACCCCAAGGTGAAGATAAGGTGGGGGCCAACCCAAGGCGACCTGGCAGAGGGTCTGGGCTGGGAGTgccccagggctgggctgagATCCAGGGATCCTGGAGTCACCCCCTGCTGGCTGAGCCAGGACCTGGACATGCAGAAAAGAGGCCTCAGCCCTGGGCAGTGCGCAGGCTGGCAGGGAGGAAGCCAGGTCCTGGGGGCTGGGCGCATGAGGGGCGGGGTGGTGCGTGCCCGGGGTGCGCCCAGCCCACCCACCGCCCGCCACCAGCCCCCTCAGCACCCATGCAGAGCATCTCCAGTGGCCTCAAGGAGACCATGAGCCCGCAGGACATCGTGCAGGACGCCATCCATAACTTCTCACCCGCCTACCAGAAGTACACGCAGCAGGCCACACAGGAGGCCCCCCGGCCCGGCCAGGGCAGTGTGCCCTCACCCCGCACGCCCACCCACAGCCCAGATGGCGGCCCCGGTGGGGGCAGGAAGGGCCGCAACGTGGAGAAGAGGATGCTAATACCCGCGGAGGAGCTGTAGGGGGCCTGCGGTTAGCGGCCACCTGGAAAGGACAGGGCGCCCTGCCCGCTGACCATCTTGCCAAAGGTCAGGCCTCTCCTGGGAGCCTCCTGCCCACCCACCTGCGGCCGGTGGAGTGGGTCACCTGGTAGCCCTGCCAGGCGCCCAGGGGCCGCTCCCTCACCCGGTGGGCCCGCAGCCCCAGAAGAAGGCACTTGCGCCCACCTGGTGACCCCAGGGACCTGCCGGGCTCCCCCGGCCGGCAGCTCAGGCAGCCTCCCCGTATGGACAGAACCCGGGCGGGGCAGCCGGGAGCTGCAGGCCACACGGGAGGGCTCCACATGGGCTGCGGGAGGCGGGGTGGGCCCTGGAGGGAGGGGCCGAGGTGCAAGCCCCCAAGTCAGCCGGCCCGCCAGGCAGAGGGTGTGCTGGCTGTGGGTTGGGGGGGCAGGGCCCCCTGCGGAGGGCAGAGGGTCTCCTGGTGAGCTGCACATGTTCATACATAAACAGCCAGGTTTTCCAGTGCCTCCAGCGAGCTGTGTCCCTGCAGGGTCAGCACTCTGACGGATGGATTGCAGGGTGGGGGGCACAGCTGACACCACCCTCCCTAGTCTGGGTGCTGCGGGGAAGGTCTCATCCACTATGGGGCGACCGGCTACGGTCACAGCTCCGAGCAGGCGGGCAAGGGGCTTGGACCTGAGATGGGGCGGCCTGCCCCTTGCAGGCCCTGAGATCCAGAGCCTCTGCTCTCCCGGTTCAAGGCCCTGTGCTGCCCTGCCTGGGATGGATTGAGAAGGCTGGGTGTGCAGAGCCCAGAGGCCAAGGAAGGAACTGTTCCCTGGAGCtgcctccccatcctctccccttccctgtgCCAGGCTGGCGTGCGGGGGGAGCCTGGGACCCGGGAAGGGGAACAGGAGCTGGGGAAGTGAGGGTGGGCCCCAGGCGTCGGGGTTCAGcacctggggagggggcagcagcCACCCGGGAGGCTGAGTCGATCCAGTGTGTCTAGGGGAAGGAGCAGGGTGGGGGCAGTGGCCCAGCTGGGTGGGCAGGAAGGCCCGGGTACCACCCAGGTGCGATGCCCCCCGCCTCCCGGTCGCTGGCCCCCACCTCACCAGGGAAAGAGCGAATGGCCGAAGGGCTCGGGGAGGCTCAGCCAGGCAGAAATGGCCTGTGGTGTCCGGGCCAGAGCATCACCCCTGGGCCTGGGGACACGGGGCTCAAGGCCAGCGGCCTCTCCCAGGGCCCAGCCCGCCTGCCTGATAAGATAGGCTGGcctcctccctgccaccccctgGGAAGTCCCCACCTGCCTTATCACCCTCTGCGGCTGTCAGACCAGCGCGGGGAGGCCCCTCGTCTGTCAGTTGGTGTGGGAGCAGCCACGGGGCTCCCCAGAGACGTGCCGGCCCAGGAGGGAGGTTTTCTGGAGGCTGTAGAACAGGCCTCTGCGGCTCCGTGGTGAGACGGGGGCGCGGCAGCCCGGAGGCTTTGTCCGCAGGGACCTCCGTGTGGTGGGAGTTGCCCAAAGCTGTGCACCAGGAGGGCCCGGGGCCAGGCCTCCTCCTGGAGACCCCAGGGTGGTGgggtcctgggggcagggggctccTGGGCAGGCCTGGCACTCAGGGAGCAcccgttgtgtgtgtgtggctctctctcacacacacccatacactacacacacacacccccccccgaCGAAGGCTcagggaggcccagggaggttGGGCCACTTGCCTGGGTCACAGAGCCTGGAAGCAGGGGGCGGCTCACCCCGGTCCTGGCCCCGCAGCCCCTCTGCTTGTGGCCAGGCCCTCCTGACCTGACAAAGCCAAGGGAGAGGATGCAGATGCTCCGTGCCTCCCCGGCCCACACCCATGGCTGCTGCCTGCCCTGGTTTCTGGCCCCGTTCTGGGGGTCCTGAGAAGCAGCAGGCTGGGGCGGGGGTCCAGCCTCGCTGAGAGAAGGCAGGGGGGAGCTGAGCGCACCTGTCCCCTCACCTGACTCCACGGAAGGGCGCTCAGTGCACGCAGGACGAGCCGGGGGAGGCCAGGCGTGGACTCGCACGGAGCGGCTGGTGCAGAAGCAGAGTCCCTGGGTTATCAGGTGCTGCCCGGGTCAGCTCAGGCAGGGGTGGGCGGGAGGGCCGACAGCAGTCAGAAACGCTGATGAGCAGCTCCCCTGCAAGCCTCTCTTCAGAGGCCGAGGCCGAGTACTAACCCGCCTGACCCTCGGTGGGTCCGTGGAGCACAGAGGGGGCAGCATCTGAGGACGGGCGCCCCAGCCCAGCAGGCCCAGGCTGGCCGGGCCCCAGCACTGGCTTTCAGGGGAGCATGACTCCTTGCTTTCCCTACACTCCGGGCAGACCCCAGCTCTGCCGCCTCCTGCGGGCTCACTGCAGCCCCAGCCAAGACAGCTGTGCGGGCGTCCGCGACGGGGCAGTGGGGTCCCAGGGAGCCCACCCACCGGCGCCTGACCCCGCCCCACACAGGCCGGGCCGCCTACCCCCAGCAGCTCCGCTGCTGACCCGGCCCCGGGGGGGCGTGGTCACGGCGATGGCTGGGCACGTGCAGCGCCGACAACCCCCTCGGGCAGGGGAAGGACGGACAGACAGCTGTCCCTGAGCGGCAGCCATGCGGCGAGACGACGTGAAACCAGAAAACTCTTTATTGAAAGGTACAAAAGCGTCACAGCAGAGATGTACAGCAATAAATTAGGTGTGGCCAGCCGGGCGGGCCACTTCCCACCTCGGGGCCACGACATAGGGTCTGTTCTCAATAATTTATATCATGATAAAAgcagcacaaaaataaatattgaaatgaaaCTGCTGAGTGGCCGGAGGTGTGGAAGACGGGTGTGGAGCTGACGCACAGGGCCCTGTCGCCAGGGAGCAGGGGTACGGGCCTGTCTTCTTAAATAAAAAAACCCATATATTAAAACTGTGACAATGAAACTCCAACGCTCTGAAAGGAGGAGGGGGCACACGGGTCTCCCAGGCCTGGTCCTGGGAGCAGGGAGGTCCGGCGGGCAGCACTGGGCGGTGGGCAGCCGAATTGAGAGGCCAGGCATGGGAGGGGGTCCCCCCCACCCACACTGCCAGGCAGCTCTGCTCTATAGAGATTT includes these proteins:
- the TMEM184A gene encoding transmembrane protein 184A isoform X1, with amino-acid sequence MMTDTPGLLGTPLVWTPPARPAGPQMERAGNGSQGPGPLFLTSPLARGVSGVFVWAALVLTGHQIYLHLRSYTVPHEQRYIIRLLFIVPVYAFDSWLSLLLLGGHQPYIYFDSVRDCYEAFVIYSFLSLCFQYLGGESAIMAEIRGKPVRTSCFHGTCCLQGMTYSIGFLRFCKQATLQFCIVKPIMALVTIVLQAFGKYHDGDFNVRSGYLYITLVYNASVSLALYALFLFYSATRELLQPFEPVLKFLTIKAVIFLSFWQGLLLAILERCGVIPEVQVIDGSTVGAGTVAAGYQNFIICIEMLFASIALRYAFTCQVYSEKTESSPAPSAPMQSISSGLKETMSPQDIVQDAIHNFSPAYQKYTQQATQEAPRPGQGSVPSPRTPTHSPDGGPGGGRKGRNVEKRMLIPAEEL
- the TMEM184A gene encoding transmembrane protein 184A isoform X2, which gives rise to MTDTPGLLGTPLVWTPPARPAGPQMERAGNGSQGPGPLFLTSPLARGVSGVFVWAALVLTGHQIYLHLRSYTVPHEQRYIIRLLFIVPVYAFDSWLSLLLLGGHQPYIYFDSVRDCYEAFVIYSFLSLCFQYLGGESAIMAEIRGKPVRTSCFHGTCCLQGMTYSIGFLRFCKQATLQFCIVKPIMALVTIVLQAFGKYHDGDFNVRSGYLYITLVYNASVSLALYALFLFYSATRELLQPFEPVLKFLTIKAVIFLSFWQGLLLAILERCGVIPEVQVIDGSTVGAGTVAAGYQNFIICIEMLFASIALRYAFTCQVYSEKTESSPAPSAPMQSISSGLKETMSPQDIVQDAIHNFSPAYQKYTQQATQEAPRPGQGSVPSPRTPTHSPDGGPGGGRKGRNVEKRMLIPAEEL